The Nitrospinota bacterium genome contains a region encoding:
- a CDS encoding molybdopterin molybdotransferase MoeA, with translation MILVEEALKIIADNIMQSASTGMVHLAEALGRTLAKDAVSDVDIPPFNRVTMDGYAVISPDGPGEYEVVEYVPAGAFPQIALTRGKVSKVMTGAPLPEGADGVIQVEKTGGYVDVGQKAKINASAKQWTNVARRGEDVAKGDTVLKSGAVIGFAQMAALAAVGADPVEVRGLPSVAVLATGDELVAPSVKPGPGQIRNSNTYSLCAQVKGLGITPVILGIAKDNEEDLAAKAAKGREHDFLLISGGVSEGDRDFVPKVLERAGYKILVHHVRVRPGKPMLFAVADGPRYAFGLPGNPVSTAVIFELFIKGALRRFSGAPALPAPMIKAVLDKEFKRKNAEREEYVPVSLAWEGERLAARRISYHGSGHFHALSGANGLIKIPIGVSEVAAGSNVDARFFDL, from the coding sequence ATGATCCTCGTGGAAGAAGCATTGAAAATCATCGCGGATAATATCATGCAGTCCGCGTCCACCGGCATGGTCCACCTGGCGGAAGCGCTGGGAAGGACGCTTGCAAAAGACGCCGTTTCGGATGTGGACATCCCGCCGTTCAACAGGGTGACCATGGACGGCTATGCGGTCATCAGCCCGGACGGGCCGGGGGAATACGAGGTCGTTGAATATGTCCCCGCCGGGGCTTTCCCGCAAATCGCGCTGACGCGCGGCAAGGTGAGCAAGGTTATGACAGGCGCCCCTTTGCCGGAAGGGGCGGACGGGGTGATACAGGTGGAAAAGACCGGCGGCTATGTTGATGTTGGGCAAAAGGCGAAAATCAACGCATCGGCCAAACAGTGGACAAACGTGGCCAGACGCGGGGAGGATGTGGCCAAAGGGGACACCGTCCTTAAGAGCGGCGCCGTCATCGGCTTTGCCCAGATGGCCGCGCTGGCGGCTGTGGGGGCCGATCCTGTGGAAGTGCGCGGCCTGCCGTCGGTGGCGGTATTGGCGACGGGGGACGAACTTGTGGCCCCGTCCGTAAAACCGGGGCCGGGCCAGATACGAAACTCCAACACATACTCGCTTTGCGCCCAGGTGAAAGGATTGGGAATCACTCCTGTTATTCTGGGTATCGCCAAGGATAACGAAGAAGATTTGGCGGCGAAGGCCGCAAAGGGGCGCGAACACGATTTCCTGCTCATCTCCGGCGGCGTTTCTGAGGGGGACCGGGATTTCGTCCCGAAAGTTCTGGAGCGGGCCGGATATAAGATTCTCGTCCACCATGTGCGCGTCCGGCCCGGAAAACCGATGCTATTCGCCGTGGCGGACGGCCCGCGATACGCCTTCGGCCTGCCGGGCAACCCTGTTTCCACGGCGGTAATTTTCGAACTGTTCATAAAGGGGGCGCTCCGCCGTTTTTCCGGCGCGCCAGCCCTCCCGGCTCCAATGATAAAGGCTGTACTGGACAAGGAATTCAAGCGCAAGAACGCGGAGCGGGAGGAATACGTCCCGGTGTCGCTGGCATGGGAAGGGGAACGTCTTGCGGCCCGGCGAATCTCATATCACGGGTCCGGCCATTTCCACGCCCTCTCAGGGGCAAACGGGCTTATAAAAATCCCCATCGGCGTTTCGGAAGTCGCGGCCGGGTCAAACGTTGACGCGAGGTTTTTCGACTTGTAA
- a CDS encoding universal stress protein, with amino-acid sequence MYKNILVMVDNSRYSDWAVDLSADLASVFGAKVTGNHVYAARLHENRFIQMEPGLPEQFQNPDELVRQRQIHSTLIEKGLKVVSDSFLDILGKKCEERKVPCERKTMEGKNYHEIVKDVENSGYDLVAMGAKGIGETTSTQLGSVCERVTRRIQVDAVVMKNDRPLRGGRVVAGIDGSGWSFAAMSTAISMAKHLGCRITALTVYDPHFHYRAFKSIAGALSEEARQVFRFEEQEKLHEEIIDSGLEKIYRNHLETALKMAADEGVEAEGIVLAGKPYDEILKWLGGKDIAMLILGKLGVHSTDGLDIGSNAETLLRGAPCNVTLVSRAVTPRPKDEPRSDPVEWENEAVEMLGRAPGFVRNMIRAHMEAEARRAGARVITAEMMKQARARLEPGR; translated from the coding sequence ATGTACAAGAACATTCTGGTGATGGTGGACAACTCCAGGTATTCGGATTGGGCTGTGGACCTTTCCGCGGACCTGGCCAGCGTTTTCGGCGCGAAGGTCACCGGGAACCATGTTTACGCCGCCCGCCTTCACGAGAACAGGTTCATACAGATGGAGCCGGGTCTTCCGGAGCAATTCCAGAATCCAGATGAGCTTGTCCGGCAAAGGCAGATACATTCCACGCTCATCGAAAAAGGTCTGAAGGTGGTCTCGGACTCGTTTCTGGACATTTTGGGCAAGAAGTGCGAGGAGCGCAAAGTCCCCTGCGAGCGAAAGACGATGGAGGGAAAGAATTACCATGAGATCGTAAAGGACGTTGAAAACTCCGGCTACGACCTTGTGGCGATGGGCGCCAAGGGGATCGGAGAAACAACGTCAACCCAGCTTGGAAGCGTTTGCGAACGGGTGACGCGGCGCATCCAGGTGGACGCCGTGGTGATGAAGAACGACAGGCCGTTGCGGGGAGGGCGCGTGGTGGCCGGGATAGACGGGAGCGGGTGGTCTTTCGCGGCGATGTCCACCGCGATCTCCATGGCAAAACACCTGGGATGCCGGATAACCGCGCTGACAGTCTATGATCCCCATTTCCACTATCGCGCGTTCAAAAGCATCGCGGGCGCGCTGTCCGAAGAGGCCAGGCAGGTGTTCCGTTTCGAGGAGCAGGAAAAGCTTCACGAGGAAATAATTGACTCGGGCCTGGAGAAAATATACCGCAATCACCTTGAAACGGCGTTGAAAATGGCCGCTGACGAGGGGGTGGAGGCCGAGGGGATCGTTCTGGCCGGAAAGCCTTACGACGAGATTCTAAAGTGGCTCGGCGGCAAGGACATCGCCATGCTGATCCTGGGCAAGCTTGGCGTCCATTCCACCGACGGGCTGGACATAGGCTCCAACGCGGAGACGCTGCTGCGGGGCGCTCCATGCAATGTGACGCTGGTAAGCCGCGCGGTGACGCCAAGGCCGAAGGACGAACCGCGCTCCGATCCGGTTGAGTGGGAAAACGAAGCGGTTGAAATGCTCGGCCGCGCGCCTGGATTCGTGCGGAACATGATACGCGCCCATATGGAGGCGGAGGCGCGGCGCGCCGGGGCCAGGGTAATAACCGCGGAAATGATGAAACAGGCGCGGGCGCGGCTGGAGCCGGGAAGGTGA
- a CDS encoding molecular chaperone TorD family protein, with amino-acid sequence MNVDSDVSEIFHTLSEIFKPPEESFAGQLFSSRVKIALDGWARKAGFDLDCPAVPEGAAVDESSFFSAMSREYFSIFEGPMSPFTPLIESVHKPWDKSGQSSLGPQTGYFFGDPAIDMMSRFTQARMEIPGDYSHAPDHLCLLLEYYAMMGGDFSAGARQEFLAGHFDWLGQVWEEVTSNPSALIYPPMLKYAMGIIAAETARVSGLAGGL; translated from the coding sequence ATGAACGTGGATTCTGACGTTTCCGAAATATTTCATACTCTCTCCGAGATATTCAAGCCGCCTGAAGAAAGTTTCGCGGGCCAGCTGTTTTCTTCGCGGGTCAAGATCGCGCTGGACGGATGGGCGCGAAAAGCCGGGTTCGATCTTGATTGCCCGGCGGTCCCGGAGGGCGCCGCGGTGGATGAATCATCTTTCTTCTCCGCGATGAGCAGAGAGTATTTCTCCATCTTCGAGGGGCCTATGAGCCCTTTCACCCCCCTCATAGAGTCTGTCCACAAACCATGGGATAAAAGCGGCCAATCCTCGCTCGGCCCGCAAACCGGCTATTTTTTCGGCGACCCGGCCATTGACATGATGTCCCGGTTCACGCAGGCGCGGATGGAAATCCCTGGAGATTACAGCCACGCGCCGGATCATTTGTGCCTTCTTCTGGAGTATTACGCGATGATGGGCGGGGATTTTTCCGCCGGGGCCAGGCAAGAATTCCTGGCGGGCCATTTCGACTGGCTCGGGCAGGTGTGGGAGGAGGTAACCTCAAACCCCTCCGCCCTCATCTATCCACCCATGCTCAAGTACGCGATGGGTATCATCGCCGCCGAAACGGCCAGGGTGAGCGGGCTTGCCGGCGGTTTGTAA
- a CDS encoding radical SAM protein: MSFIPYAVSWNLTSRCNLACSHCYISAGGRAARDTYELSAQEALAVTDQIARVNPGAVLILTGGEPLLRTDIFDIASRAAGHGLITVIGTNGTLLDAKTAAALKQSGVSGVGISIDSMDPKRHDEFRGIPGAWGRSVEGLANAREAGLDIQVQTTPRAGNAAEIPIIAEWAHRMGARAFNIFFLICTGRGEKMADISAEEYERILQWASRARNEYPGMMIRPKCAPHFKRILAQSNADDPLLKTYIAACRAGTHYCRIKPDGKVTPCPYMDIEAGDLRESGFQSVWSHSPELEKFRIPEYRGKCGDCAYRLLCGGCRARALASNGDEMGEDPYCLYQPDGAEEPLVCADTRSKFGEESATPVEWSAEALKTMEKIPVFARAIVRRRVEEYAAKHAAKTVTNDLLRAAAPAPSGAPMFGRRQNANAGGEVEWDEDARARVENAPDFVRPGILKLMPIRARERGVDRITSEFLSEIRDESMMLVTRRMRKMGFESLSMEAWDAAGGKSGKDSRKREVIENIKTMLEGRTGKNESIMAKFGSFFSDGAGEKMGWTPEASQRLEKAPEAFRPMARGFIEKFARENGYKYVTGEALDRAMENSPFARFPAK, encoded by the coding sequence GTGAGTTTCATCCCCTACGCGGTATCGTGGAACCTCACTTCCCGGTGCAACCTTGCGTGCTCCCATTGCTACATAAGCGCGGGAGGACGAGCCGCCAGGGACACATATGAGCTTTCCGCGCAGGAGGCCCTGGCGGTCACGGACCAGATCGCGCGGGTAAATCCCGGCGCGGTGCTCATCCTGACCGGCGGCGAGCCTTTGCTGAGAACGGACATTTTCGATATCGCATCCCGCGCGGCGGGGCATGGGCTTATCACAGTTATCGGGACGAACGGAACTCTCCTCGACGCCAAGACAGCGGCGGCGCTCAAACAATCCGGCGTCAGCGGCGTGGGGATAAGCATAGATTCCATGGACCCGAAGCGTCATGACGAGTTCCGGGGTATTCCCGGGGCGTGGGGCAGATCGGTTGAAGGACTTGCCAACGCAAGGGAAGCGGGACTGGACATCCAGGTTCAAACCACGCCAAGAGCGGGCAACGCGGCGGAAATCCCGATAATAGCCGAGTGGGCGCATAGAATGGGCGCCAGGGCGTTCAACATCTTTTTCCTGATCTGCACTGGACGGGGGGAAAAGATGGCGGACATATCCGCGGAAGAATATGAACGGATACTTCAATGGGCCTCGCGGGCGCGAAACGAGTATCCGGGCATGATGATCCGCCCCAAATGCGCCCCCCACTTCAAGCGGATATTGGCCCAGTCCAACGCGGATGACCCGTTGCTGAAGACATACATCGCCGCATGCCGGGCGGGAACCCATTATTGCAGGATAAAGCCGGACGGCAAGGTCACACCGTGCCCTTATATGGACATAGAGGCCGGCGACCTGAGGGAGAGCGGGTTCCAGTCTGTCTGGAGCCACTCGCCGGAGCTTGAAAAATTCCGGATTCCGGAATACCGGGGCAAATGCGGCGATTGCGCATATCGTCTGCTTTGCGGCGGATGCAGGGCAAGGGCGCTGGCGTCCAACGGCGATGAAATGGGGGAGGACCCGTATTGCCTGTATCAGCCAGATGGGGCGGAGGAACCGTTGGTATGCGCCGACACGCGCAGCAAGTTCGGGGAAGAATCCGCCACGCCTGTGGAGTGGTCGGCCGAAGCGCTTAAAACGATGGAGAAGATACCGGTGTTCGCCCGGGCCATCGTCCGGCGGCGCGTGGAGGAATACGCCGCCAAACACGCCGCGAAGACCGTCACCAACGATCTTTTGCGGGCGGCCGCGCCCGCCCCGTCCGGAGCGCCGATGTTCGGCCGCAGACAGAATGCAAATGCAGGCGGCGAGGTGGAATGGGACGAAGACGCCCGGGCCAGGGTGGAAAACGCGCCTGATTTCGTGCGCCCCGGCATACTCAAGCTCATGCCCATCCGCGCGCGGGAACGGGGGGTGGACAGGATAACGTCTGAATTCCTCTCTGAGATACGCGACGAGTCCATGATGCTGGTGACCCGCCGGATGAGGAAAATGGGATTTGAAAGCTTGAGCATGGAAGCCTGGGACGCGGCCGGGGGCAAATCCGGAAAAGACAGCCGCAAGCGGGAAGTCATCGAAAACATAAAGACGATGCTGGAGGGGAGGACAGGCAAGAACGAAAGCATCATGGCTAAATTCGGTTCCTTCTTTTCGGACGGCGCCGGGGAGAAAATGGGATGGACCCCCGAGGCGAGCCAAAGGCTGGAGAAAGCTCCGGAGGCGTTCCGCCCGATGGCGCGCGGTTTCATCGAGAAATTCGCCAGGGAGAATGGTTATAAATATGTCACCGGCGAAGCGCTTGACCGGGCGATGGAGAACTCGCCGTTCGCCAGATTCCCGGCCAAATGA